GTAATGATAATGAGACACAGTCTTAATGATCCTGCCGGCTTCGTCATAAGTATAGAAGGTACTGTCGAAACGGCCTGTTGCGGAATCGGAGATCTCACCCGGAGGTAAAGAAGCATCGATATTATATACCGGCCTTATCACCAGCACCGCTTTTCCCGCACTGTCATAATAAGAGGTTTTCACCAGGCGTTTCTTATAGATCTCTCCGTTTGCATCGTACCTGACATCGTAATACCTACTTACATGAACATGGCTGGCGACAATACTGGCCTGGTCAACTTTTATGGGTTCCTGCAACTTTTTAGCAGGCACAGAGGACTTGCATTGAGTAAAAAATACTGCCAAAAGCAGCAATAAGGGCTGAAGCTGTTTCATGCCGCAATATACCTAATTTGCATGCTCACAAAAGCATGATATGAGTCAACGGAAGAACACGCCCAGCTTTGCCGACAAGGTGATAGCTTTTAATGAATCTGTACATTTTGAAGGCAAACTGCCCCCGGGTATCCGTATCATGAACCCATTCCGCGAACACCCCGAAGTACCTGCTATCGCTTCCACCTTTTATAAAAAGTTCTATGATGATCACCATCCCCGCCACCTGATCCTGGGCATCAACCCAGGCCGTTTTGGCAGCGGCGTTACCGGCGTACCCTTTACAGATACCAAACGGCTTAAATCGGAATGCGGCATAGCCTACAATGGCAAAGAAACCCATGAGCCCTCTTCGGTTTTCATTTACGATATGATCAACGCTTTCGGCGGACCATCGGCGTTTTACAGCCAGTTTTATATCCATTCCATTTGCCCGCTTGGTTTTACCTCCGTCGCCGCCAATGGCAAGGAAGTGAATTATAACTATTACGACAGCCAGGCCCTCACCGACGCAGTTTACGACTTTATCATAGACAATATCCGCCAGCAAATAGCGCTCGGGGTATATACCGGTACCTGCTTTTGCTTTGGCACAGGCAAAAACGAAAAGTTCCTCCGCCGCCTCAATGAAGAATACCAGTTCTTCGGAAAGATAGTAGCGCTGGAACATCCCAGGTTTATCGTACAGTACAAAAGCAAATCGAAACAGGACTATATCGATAAATATTTGCAGGCCTTTGCCGGGGTGTTGGAAGAATAGACCGCGGGGTTTCGTGTTTTTTTACTAAATTGAAACCGTCTTCGAATTTTTGCCATAAGCATTTAAGGAAACGAACTGCTAACAAAACCAATTTGCTTATGAGCCTTGCAGAGCTATTAACACAATATAAATGCCATCAGGGCATGTGGGATGAGATGTGCGATACCGGCGAAATCCGTGAGCATTATCAAAAGGTATTTGCAGCCTTGCAACAGCTTGATGTAAATACATTGCAACAGAAAGATCTGCTGGCAAGTGAGCTTTTCATGAACCAGGGGATCACTTTTACAGTATATAGCGACAATGCAGGCATTGAACGTATCTTTCCTTTCGACATTATTCCCCGCATCATCACCGGGCGCGAATGGCAACAGATCGAACGCGGCATTCAACAGCGCCTGAAAGCGCTGAATATGTTCCTGAAAGACATTTACTCCAACCAGCACATCATTAAGGACAGGGTAATACCTGCGTCGCTGATTGCCTCCTGTCCCCACTATATCCGCGAAGTCTTCGGCATTAAAGTGCCCTATGATATCTATGTCCATATCTCGGGCATAGACCTTATCCGTGGCGGCGATGGCCGCTTTTACATCCTGGAAGATAACCTTCGTACTCCCTCCGGCGTTTCCTAC
The Filimonas effusa genome window above contains:
- a CDS encoding uracil-DNA glycosylase family protein, whose amino-acid sequence is MSQRKNTPSFADKVIAFNESVHFEGKLPPGIRIMNPFREHPEVPAIASTFYKKFYDDHHPRHLILGINPGRFGSGVTGVPFTDTKRLKSECGIAYNGKETHEPSSVFIYDMINAFGGPSAFYSQFYIHSICPLGFTSVAANGKEVNYNYYDSQALTDAVYDFIIDNIRQQIALGVYTGTCFCFGTGKNEKFLRRLNEEYQFFGKIVALEHPRFIVQYKSKSKQDYIDKYLQAFAGVLEE